From a single Brassica napus cultivar Da-Ae chromosome C9, Da-Ae, whole genome shotgun sequence genomic region:
- the LOC106405259 gene encoding protein ESSENTIAL FOR POTEXVIRUS ACCUMULATION 1 isoform X1 yields MANSSADSAADHRSKHLSINPPHQIFKDVQGSDNPIPLSPQWLLSKSGKSKTGMGTVEAQCLHNPSGNGEETPDNPKKKDVFRPSLLTAETGRREGWRDEERDTFSATRNDRWRNGDKDFGDIKKADRRDNVGSRQFGEPRRWTDSGNKDAGTEQRRGPSDRWTDSGNKDAGTEQRRESKWNSRWGPDDKEAENARNKWDEAGKDGEIIREKGPSLPSSDGDHYRPWRPSQGRGRGESLHSQSTPNKQGTAFSHSRGRGENTAIFSAGRGRMSSGGSLFTSATNQSHPPGSASEKGESGTGEPYHLRYSRMKLLDVYRMADTVCFEKFPDGFIEVPSLTCEQPSDPLAICAPSSEEVNILDGIEKGKIVSSGAPQISKDGPSGRNPAEFSQPRRLKPAGSREDMTSATDVSKEEIGETRNYPDDKFRPEASHEGYAPFRKGNEVQGNNHVQSPWRQPGERSSRISHDWNDPSADNKLKSSDTVWSHPKDSINHSGSNVMSLPQSKGESRWQIGEDPALRRQPSLVFDREREVRKPMPSSPEELSLFYKDPQGLIQGPFSGSDIIGWFEAGYFGIDLLVRPASAPIDSPFSLLGDVMPHLRAKSGPPPGFSDAKPSQTTDAAGSPAFPGMGTVHAGMGETDMLQNDMRYKQVGGTVAENRFIESLMSGSLNNPSQGVQGYAVNSSGGLSLPVTDGGADMYLLAKKLELERQRSVAGPFSYWPGPESANLMLRSENVPEVAQQPARSPSTDLLSILQGAKDRSAPSVSGPIPAWSHPNQKDDLHHAKSFQTQTSFGVQQQRQLEQNSPLAGLLGQPIGNNPAGMLPPDMMLVPGLSQEQQSLNLLQQQQLLLQMNAQTPLSSQQQRLLIEKMLLLKHQQKREEQQQLLRQQQQLFSQVLADQQHPQQRLGEPSYGQLQQSFDALRLQESKDVTQVNQQMQLPVSHEARGANLTDFVSVNQATSQNVATVGTHHLNLQHQLFGNVDPRMSEGGVPTDQIDGTHKKDLQSDYERSIPADYMNSLYSEKPVLLPASFPNNESTTPETSDSKSLENQTKDVFAGQGETSNELNVEIPPTEVKSNEVSGGRKTSEKKSKKQRGNKQSAEPVKAASKSSLQEAKQPETGIADDSEIKGKNMNPADILIDNDVLMSSEAISVRGESGVNESSLQNTRTQPGRAWKPAPGFKPKSLLEIQMEEQRVAQAEALAPKVSTSSGSVGGLASPWGGIVANSDPINLRETLGESVTTQAGAVKPESVPALKGKQSHLRDLLADDVVAKSVVKERDVVGSSSNDTYTQITSTNAESLDDDNFIDAKETKKSRKKSARAKNSAAKTAAHVPAVVDTSLSTSSIEKGKNARIAQQQLKEDLPAIPSGPSLGDFVLWKEEPVNNPSPAAAWSTGPKKSTKPSSLRDIVREQEKMTTSSHAPPSPVPTTQKPTPPQAVPQSSWSRSPSQAVSQSSLQSKSKGDDDLFWGPVEQTTQESKQGDFPQLSSQNSWGTKTTPGKGSAGSSLNRQKSVSASSPASHKGKKEEVTKLTEANGFRDWCRSECLRLLGSEDTSVLEFCLKLSRSEAETLLIENLGTVDRDHKFIDKFLNYKDLLPSEVVEIAFQSKGSSSSVVKSRNNKAAEEEEYYKAPSANEGFSKVGGGKKKGKKGKKVSLSSSVLGFNVVSNRIMMGEIQSIED; encoded by the exons ATGGCTAACTCCTCCGCTGATTCCGCCGCAGACCACCGCAGCAAGCACCTCTCCATCAATCCACCTCACCAGATCTTCAAAG ATGTCCAGGGCTCTGACAATCCTATTCCTCTTTCACCTCAGTGGCTTCTCTCCAAATcagggaagagcaagactggaATGGGGACTGTG GAAGCTCAGTGCCTCCATAATCCCTCTGGAAATGGGGAGGAGACACCGGATAATCCGAAGAAGAAGGATGTCTTCCGGCCTTCCTTACTTACTGCTGAAACTGGCCGTCGTGAGGGTTGGCGTGATGAGGAAAGGGATACCTTTTCCGCTACCCGGAATGATCGCTGGCGGAATGGTGACAAAGACTTTGGTGATATCAAGAAGGCTGACCGGCGGGATAATGTGGGCTCTAGACAGTTTGGGGAGCCTCGCCGGTGGACTGATTCAGGAAACAAGGATGCTGGGACAGAGCAGCGCCGTGGTCCGAGTGATCGGTGGACTGATTCAGGTAACAAGGATGCTGGGACTGAGCAGCGGCGTGAAAGCAAGTGGAACTCTCGCTGGGGACCTGACGACAAGGAAGCTGAGAACGCTCGTAACAAGTGGGATGAAGCTGGCAAAGATGGTGAGATCATTCGTGAGAAGGGTCCGTCTCTTCCTTCTAGTGATGGAGATCATTACCGGCCCTGGAGACCCTCTCAAGGTCGAGGAAGAGGAGAATCTCTTCATAGCCAGTCAACACCAAACAAGCAGGGTACAGCCTTTTCTCACAGCAGGGGGCGTGGAGAAAACACTGCTATCTTTTCAGCTGGGCGTGGAAGGATGAGTTCTGGTGGAAGCCTTTTTACTAGCGCAACAAACCAGTCTCACCCTCCTGGATCTGCCTCTGAGAAAGGGGAAAGTGGTACTGGAGAGCCTTACCATCTGAGATATAGCAGAATGAAACTGTTGGATGTGTACAGGATGGCAGATACTGTGTGTTTTGAGAAGTTTCCAGATGGGTTCATCGAGGTGCCTTCCCTTACTTGTGAGCAGCCGTCGGATCCTCTGGCTATTTGCGCTCCAAGTTCTGAGGAAGTG AATATTCTGGATGGGATTGAGAAAGGAAAAATAGTGAGCAGTGGTGCCCCTCAGATATCCAAGGATGGCCCTAGTGGACGAAATCCAGCCGAGTTTTCTCAACCTAGGCGACTCAAGCCTG CTGGAAGCAGGGAAGATATGACATCCGCTACTGACGTATCTAAAGAAGAAATTGGAGAAACAAGGAACTATCCAGATGATAAGTTTAGGCCTGAAG CTTCTCATGAAGGTTATGCTCCTTTTAGGAAAGGCAATGAGGTGCAGGGAAACAATCATGTCCAGTCGCCATGGCGTCAGCCTGGAGAAAGATCGAGTAGGATCTCACATGATTGGAATGACCCTTCAGCTGATAATAAGCTGAAATCTTCTGACACTGTCTGGTCACACCCTAAAGATTCAATAAACCATTCAGGAAGCAATGTGATGAGCTTGCCACAGTCCAAAGGGGAATCAAGATGGCAAATCGGTGAAGATCCTGCACTAAGAAGGCAGCCATCTTTGGTGTTTGACAGGGAGCGAGAAGTTAGAAAGCCTATGCCATCTTCGCCTGAAGAACTTTCACTCTTTTATAAAGATCCTCAGGGTCTAATTCAAGGCCCTTTTTCTGGAAGTGATATTATTGGATGGTTTGAGGCTGGATATTTTGGCATAGATTTGCTAGTTCGTCCTGCGAGTGCACCGATCGATTCTCCTTTTTCATTACTTGGTGATGTAATGCCACATTTGCGGGCTAAGTCGGGGCCACCACCTGGTTTTTCCGATGCCAAGCCAAGCCAGACTACTGATGCAGCCGGTTCACCGGCATTCCCTGGTATGGGGACAGTTCATGCTGGGATGGGGGAGACTGATATGTTGCAAAATGATATGAGGTATAAGCAAGTTGGAGGTACGGTAGCGGAAAATCGGTTTATTGAATCGTTGATGTCTGGCAGTTTGAACAATCCATCTCAAG GTGTTCAAGGATATGCAGTAAATAGTTCTGGTGGGTTGTCTTTACCAGTTACTGATGGTGGGGCTGACATGTATCTCTTGGCCAAGAAACTGGAACTTGAACGGCAGAGATCAGTAGCTGGTCCGTTTTCATATTGGCCTGGTCCGGAATCTGCAAACCTGATGCTAAGATCCGAGAATGTGCCAGAAGTTGCTCAACAGCCTGCCCGTTCTCCCAGTACTGATTTGTTGTCCATCCTCCAAGGTGCAAAGGATAGGTCTGCTCCTTCTGTTAGTGGTCCTATTCCTGCTTGGTCGCATCCCAATCAAAAGGATGATTTGCACCATGCGAAAAGTTTCCAAACTCAGACTTCCTTTGGGGTCCAACAGCAAAGGCAGCTAGAGCAGAACTCACCTTTGGCAGGTTTACTTGGTCAACCTATTGGAAATAATCCAGCTGGCATGTTACCCCCTGATATGATGCTCGTCCCTGGACTCTCCCAAGAACAGCAATCGCTCAATCTGTTGCAGCAGCAACAGCTTTTGTTGCAAATGAATGCTCAGACACCCCTTTCTTCACAGCAACAGCGTCTATTGATTGAAAAGATGCTTTTGCTTAAGCACCAACAAAAACGAGAAGAGCAGCAGCAGTTGTTACGACAGCAACAGCAGCTGTTTTCCCAGGTTCTTGCTGACCAGCAGCATCCTCAACAACGGTTAGGAGAGCCATCTTATGGACAGTTGCAGCAATCTTTTGATGCTCTTAGGCTGCAAGAATCAAAGGACGTGACACAGGTCAATCAGCAGATGCAGCTTCCGGTTTCCCATGAGGCCCGAGGTGCCAACTTAACTGATTTTGTCTCTGTAAATCAAGCCACTAGTCAGAATGTTGCAACTGTCGGAACCCATCATCTGAACCTTCAACACCAGCTGTTTGGTAATGTTGACCCTAGGATGAGTGAGGGGGGAGTTCCTACAGATCAGATCGATGGCACCCATAAAAAAGATTTACAGTCCGACTATGAAAGATCAATTCCTGCGGATTACATGAACAGCTTGTACTCAGAAAAACCTGTTCTCTTACCTGCGAGCTTTCCAAACAATGAAAGCACCACACCTGAAACAAGTGACAGTAAGTCACTGGAGAATCAGACGAAAGATGTGTTTGCTGGACAGGGAGAGACAAGTAATGAGTTAAACGTGGAGATTCCTCCAACTGAAGTTAAAAGCAATGAAGTTTCTGGAGGACGGAAGACTTCTGAAAAGAAGTCCAAGAAGCAACGGGGTAACAAGCAGTCTGCTGAGCCGGTTAAGGCAGCTTCTAAGTCTTCTCTGCAGGAGGCAAAGCAACCTGAAACAGGAATTGCTGATGATTCTGAGATAAAGGGTAAAAATATGAATCCAGCTGACATTTTGATAGACAATGATGTACTAATGAGTTCTGAAGCTATTTCAGTCAGGGGAGAATCTGGTGTGAATGAGTCGTCACTGCAAAACACACGAACGCAACCCGGACGTGCTTGGAAGCCTGCCCCTGGCTTTAAACCAAAGTCACTGCTAGAAATTCAAATGGAAGAACAGAGGGTAGCACAAGCAGAAGCTTTAGCTCCAAAGGTTTCTACTTCCTCGGGTTCAGTGGGTGGTTTGGCTTCTCCTTGGGGTGGAATTGTTGCCAATTCAGATCCTATCAACCTAAGAGAGACACTCGGAGAGTCAGTCACTACTCAAGCAGGTGCTGTAAAGCCTGAAAGTGTTCCTGCTCTTAAGGGTAAGCAAAGCCACTTGCGTGACTTGTTGGCTGATGATGTTGTGGCCAAATCTGTTGTCAAAGAGAGGGATGTAGTGGGAAGCAGTTCTAACGACACATATACGCAAATCACATCCACTAATGCAGAGTCTTTAGACGATGATAACTTTATTGATGCCAAGGAAACAAAGAAGAGCCGTAAGAAGTCTGCAAGGGCAAAGAACTCTGCAGCAAAAACAGCTGCACATGTTCCTGCTGTAGTAGATACATCCCTCTCAACAAGTTCCATTGAGAAGGGAAAAAATGCTCGCATTGCGCAGCAGCAGCTTAAGGAAGATTTGCCTGCTATTCCTTCTGGGCCTTCTTTGGGAGATTTTGTTCTCTGGAAAGAAGAGCCTGTGAACAATCCTTCACCAGCTGCTGCTTGGTCGACTGGTCCAAAGAAATCCACAAAACCTAGCTCACTTAGGGACATCGTGAGGGAGCAGGAGAAGATGACGACCTCATCACATGCGCCTCCTAGTCCAGTACCTACCACCCAGAAACCTACTCCACCACAAGCTGTGCCTCAATCTTCCTGGTCGCGCTCCCCTTCACAGGCTGTTTCTCAATCTTCCCTGCAGTCAAAATCCAAGGGAGATGATGACCTTTTCTGGGGTCCAGTTGAGCAAACAACCCAGGAATCAAAACA GGGAGACTTTCCTCAACTTTCAAGTCAAAACAGTTGGGGAACCAAAACCACACCTGGGAAAGGAAGTGCAGGAAGCTCGCTGAATCGACAGAAATCAGTTTCAGCGTCTTCACCTGCGTCCCATAAAGGGAAAAAGGAGGAAGTGACAAAACTCACAG AGGCGAATGGCTTCAGAGATTGGTGCAGAAGCGAATGTCTCAGACTTCTTGGTTCAGAAG ATACAAGTGTGTTGGAGTTTTGTCTGAAGCTATCCCGATCAGAAGCAGAAACCCTTCTGATAGAAAATCTAGGGACGGTTGATAGAGACCACAAGTTCATCGACAAGTTCCTCAACTACAAAGACCTGCTACCATCAGAAGTAGTGGAGATTGCATTTCAATCAAAGGGGTCGTCGTCGTCTGTAGTGAAGAGCCGAAACAACAAGGCGGCGGAAGAAGAGGAGTATTACAAAGCCCCCTCGGCAAATGAAGGGTTTTCTAAAGTGGGAGGAGGAAAGAAAAAGGGGAAGAAAGGGAAGAAGGTAAGCTTAAGCTCATCGGTTCTGGGATTTAACGTGGTTAGTAACAGGATCATGATGGGTGAGATTCAGTCCATTGAGGATTAA
- the LOC106405259 gene encoding protein ESSENTIAL FOR POTEXVIRUS ACCUMULATION 1 isoform X2: protein MANSSADSAADHRSKHLSINPPHQIFKDVQGSDNPIPLSPQWLLSKSGKSKTGMGTVEAQCLHNPSGNGEETPDNPKKKDVFRPSLLTAETGRREGWRDEERDTFSATRNDRWRNGDKDFGDIKKADRRDNVGSRQFGEPRRWTDSGNKDAGTEQRRGPSDRWTDSGNKDAGTEQRRESKWNSRWGPDDKEAENARNKWDEAGKDGEIIREKGPSLPSSDGDHYRPWRPSQGRGRGESLHSQSTPNKQGTAFSHSRGRGENTAIFSAGRGRMSSGGSLFTSATNQSHPPGSASEKGESGTGEPYHLRYSRMKLLDVYRMADTVCFEKFPDGFIEVPSLTCEQPSDPLAICAPSSEEVNILDGIEKGKIVSSGAPQISKDGPSGRNPAEFSQPRRLKPAGSREDMTSATDVSKEEIGETRNYPDDKFRPEASHEGYAPFRKGNEVQGNNHVQSPWRQPGERSSRISHDWNDPSADNKLKSSDTVWSHPKDSINHSGSNVMSLPQSKGESRWQIGEDPALRRQPSLVFDREREVRKPMPSSPEELSLFYKDPQGLIQGPFSGSDIIGWFEAGYFGIDLLVRPASAPIDSPFSLLGDVMPHLRAKSGPPPGFSDAKPSQTTDAAGSPAFPGMGTVHAGMGETDMLQNDMRYKQVGGTVAENRFIESLMSGSLNNPSQGVQGYAVNSSGGLSLPVTDGGADMYLLAKKLELERQRSVAGPFSYWPGPESANLMLRSENVPEVAQQPARSPSTDLLSILQGAKDRSAPSVSGPIPAWSHPNQKDDLHHAKSFQTQTSFGVQQQRQLEQNSPLAGLLGQPIGNNPAGMLPPDMMLVPGLSQEQQSLNLLQQQQLLLQMNAQTPLSSQQQRLLIEKMLLLKHQQKREEQQQLLRQQQQLFSQVLADQQHPQQRLGEPSYGQLQQSFDALRLQESKDVTQVNQQMQLPVSHEARGANLTDFVSVNQATSQNVATVGTHHLNLQHQLFGNVDPRMSEGGVPTDQIDGTHKKDLQSDYERSIPADYMNSLYSEKPVLLPASFPNNESTTPETSDSKSLENQTKDVFAGQGETSNELNVEIPPTEVKSNEVSGGRKTSEKKSKKQRGNKQSAEPVKAASKSSLQEAKQPETGIADDSEIKVRGESGVNESSLQNTRTQPGRAWKPAPGFKPKSLLEIQMEEQRVAQAEALAPKVSTSSGSVGGLASPWGGIVANSDPINLRETLGESVTTQAGAVKPESVPALKGKQSHLRDLLADDVVAKSVVKERDVVGSSSNDTYTQITSTNAESLDDDNFIDAKETKKSRKKSARAKNSAAKTAAHVPAVVDTSLSTSSIEKGKNARIAQQQLKEDLPAIPSGPSLGDFVLWKEEPVNNPSPAAAWSTGPKKSTKPSSLRDIVREQEKMTTSSHAPPSPVPTTQKPTPPQAVPQSSWSRSPSQAVSQSSLQSKSKGDDDLFWGPVEQTTQESKQGDFPQLSSQNSWGTKTTPGKGSAGSSLNRQKSVSASSPASHKGKKEEVTKLTEANGFRDWCRSECLRLLGSEDTSVLEFCLKLSRSEAETLLIENLGTVDRDHKFIDKFLNYKDLLPSEVVEIAFQSKGSSSSVVKSRNNKAAEEEEYYKAPSANEGFSKVGGGKKKGKKGKKVSLSSSVLGFNVVSNRIMMGEIQSIED, encoded by the exons ATGGCTAACTCCTCCGCTGATTCCGCCGCAGACCACCGCAGCAAGCACCTCTCCATCAATCCACCTCACCAGATCTTCAAAG ATGTCCAGGGCTCTGACAATCCTATTCCTCTTTCACCTCAGTGGCTTCTCTCCAAATcagggaagagcaagactggaATGGGGACTGTG GAAGCTCAGTGCCTCCATAATCCCTCTGGAAATGGGGAGGAGACACCGGATAATCCGAAGAAGAAGGATGTCTTCCGGCCTTCCTTACTTACTGCTGAAACTGGCCGTCGTGAGGGTTGGCGTGATGAGGAAAGGGATACCTTTTCCGCTACCCGGAATGATCGCTGGCGGAATGGTGACAAAGACTTTGGTGATATCAAGAAGGCTGACCGGCGGGATAATGTGGGCTCTAGACAGTTTGGGGAGCCTCGCCGGTGGACTGATTCAGGAAACAAGGATGCTGGGACAGAGCAGCGCCGTGGTCCGAGTGATCGGTGGACTGATTCAGGTAACAAGGATGCTGGGACTGAGCAGCGGCGTGAAAGCAAGTGGAACTCTCGCTGGGGACCTGACGACAAGGAAGCTGAGAACGCTCGTAACAAGTGGGATGAAGCTGGCAAAGATGGTGAGATCATTCGTGAGAAGGGTCCGTCTCTTCCTTCTAGTGATGGAGATCATTACCGGCCCTGGAGACCCTCTCAAGGTCGAGGAAGAGGAGAATCTCTTCATAGCCAGTCAACACCAAACAAGCAGGGTACAGCCTTTTCTCACAGCAGGGGGCGTGGAGAAAACACTGCTATCTTTTCAGCTGGGCGTGGAAGGATGAGTTCTGGTGGAAGCCTTTTTACTAGCGCAACAAACCAGTCTCACCCTCCTGGATCTGCCTCTGAGAAAGGGGAAAGTGGTACTGGAGAGCCTTACCATCTGAGATATAGCAGAATGAAACTGTTGGATGTGTACAGGATGGCAGATACTGTGTGTTTTGAGAAGTTTCCAGATGGGTTCATCGAGGTGCCTTCCCTTACTTGTGAGCAGCCGTCGGATCCTCTGGCTATTTGCGCTCCAAGTTCTGAGGAAGTG AATATTCTGGATGGGATTGAGAAAGGAAAAATAGTGAGCAGTGGTGCCCCTCAGATATCCAAGGATGGCCCTAGTGGACGAAATCCAGCCGAGTTTTCTCAACCTAGGCGACTCAAGCCTG CTGGAAGCAGGGAAGATATGACATCCGCTACTGACGTATCTAAAGAAGAAATTGGAGAAACAAGGAACTATCCAGATGATAAGTTTAGGCCTGAAG CTTCTCATGAAGGTTATGCTCCTTTTAGGAAAGGCAATGAGGTGCAGGGAAACAATCATGTCCAGTCGCCATGGCGTCAGCCTGGAGAAAGATCGAGTAGGATCTCACATGATTGGAATGACCCTTCAGCTGATAATAAGCTGAAATCTTCTGACACTGTCTGGTCACACCCTAAAGATTCAATAAACCATTCAGGAAGCAATGTGATGAGCTTGCCACAGTCCAAAGGGGAATCAAGATGGCAAATCGGTGAAGATCCTGCACTAAGAAGGCAGCCATCTTTGGTGTTTGACAGGGAGCGAGAAGTTAGAAAGCCTATGCCATCTTCGCCTGAAGAACTTTCACTCTTTTATAAAGATCCTCAGGGTCTAATTCAAGGCCCTTTTTCTGGAAGTGATATTATTGGATGGTTTGAGGCTGGATATTTTGGCATAGATTTGCTAGTTCGTCCTGCGAGTGCACCGATCGATTCTCCTTTTTCATTACTTGGTGATGTAATGCCACATTTGCGGGCTAAGTCGGGGCCACCACCTGGTTTTTCCGATGCCAAGCCAAGCCAGACTACTGATGCAGCCGGTTCACCGGCATTCCCTGGTATGGGGACAGTTCATGCTGGGATGGGGGAGACTGATATGTTGCAAAATGATATGAGGTATAAGCAAGTTGGAGGTACGGTAGCGGAAAATCGGTTTATTGAATCGTTGATGTCTGGCAGTTTGAACAATCCATCTCAAG GTGTTCAAGGATATGCAGTAAATAGTTCTGGTGGGTTGTCTTTACCAGTTACTGATGGTGGGGCTGACATGTATCTCTTGGCCAAGAAACTGGAACTTGAACGGCAGAGATCAGTAGCTGGTCCGTTTTCATATTGGCCTGGTCCGGAATCTGCAAACCTGATGCTAAGATCCGAGAATGTGCCAGAAGTTGCTCAACAGCCTGCCCGTTCTCCCAGTACTGATTTGTTGTCCATCCTCCAAGGTGCAAAGGATAGGTCTGCTCCTTCTGTTAGTGGTCCTATTCCTGCTTGGTCGCATCCCAATCAAAAGGATGATTTGCACCATGCGAAAAGTTTCCAAACTCAGACTTCCTTTGGGGTCCAACAGCAAAGGCAGCTAGAGCAGAACTCACCTTTGGCAGGTTTACTTGGTCAACCTATTGGAAATAATCCAGCTGGCATGTTACCCCCTGATATGATGCTCGTCCCTGGACTCTCCCAAGAACAGCAATCGCTCAATCTGTTGCAGCAGCAACAGCTTTTGTTGCAAATGAATGCTCAGACACCCCTTTCTTCACAGCAACAGCGTCTATTGATTGAAAAGATGCTTTTGCTTAAGCACCAACAAAAACGAGAAGAGCAGCAGCAGTTGTTACGACAGCAACAGCAGCTGTTTTCCCAGGTTCTTGCTGACCAGCAGCATCCTCAACAACGGTTAGGAGAGCCATCTTATGGACAGTTGCAGCAATCTTTTGATGCTCTTAGGCTGCAAGAATCAAAGGACGTGACACAGGTCAATCAGCAGATGCAGCTTCCGGTTTCCCATGAGGCCCGAGGTGCCAACTTAACTGATTTTGTCTCTGTAAATCAAGCCACTAGTCAGAATGTTGCAACTGTCGGAACCCATCATCTGAACCTTCAACACCAGCTGTTTGGTAATGTTGACCCTAGGATGAGTGAGGGGGGAGTTCCTACAGATCAGATCGATGGCACCCATAAAAAAGATTTACAGTCCGACTATGAAAGATCAATTCCTGCGGATTACATGAACAGCTTGTACTCAGAAAAACCTGTTCTCTTACCTGCGAGCTTTCCAAACAATGAAAGCACCACACCTGAAACAAGTGACAGTAAGTCACTGGAGAATCAGACGAAAGATGTGTTTGCTGGACAGGGAGAGACAAGTAATGAGTTAAACGTGGAGATTCCTCCAACTGAAGTTAAAAGCAATGAAGTTTCTGGAGGACGGAAGACTTCTGAAAAGAAGTCCAAGAAGCAACGGGGTAACAAGCAGTCTGCTGAGCCGGTTAAGGCAGCTTCTAAGTCTTCTCTGCAGGAGGCAAAGCAACCTGAAACAGGAATTGCTGATGATTCTGAGATAAAGG TCAGGGGAGAATCTGGTGTGAATGAGTCGTCACTGCAAAACACACGAACGCAACCCGGACGTGCTTGGAAGCCTGCCCCTGGCTTTAAACCAAAGTCACTGCTAGAAATTCAAATGGAAGAACAGAGGGTAGCACAAGCAGAAGCTTTAGCTCCAAAGGTTTCTACTTCCTCGGGTTCAGTGGGTGGTTTGGCTTCTCCTTGGGGTGGAATTGTTGCCAATTCAGATCCTATCAACCTAAGAGAGACACTCGGAGAGTCAGTCACTACTCAAGCAGGTGCTGTAAAGCCTGAAAGTGTTCCTGCTCTTAAGGGTAAGCAAAGCCACTTGCGTGACTTGTTGGCTGATGATGTTGTGGCCAAATCTGTTGTCAAAGAGAGGGATGTAGTGGGAAGCAGTTCTAACGACACATATACGCAAATCACATCCACTAATGCAGAGTCTTTAGACGATGATAACTTTATTGATGCCAAGGAAACAAAGAAGAGCCGTAAGAAGTCTGCAAGGGCAAAGAACTCTGCAGCAAAAACAGCTGCACATGTTCCTGCTGTAGTAGATACATCCCTCTCAACAAGTTCCATTGAGAAGGGAAAAAATGCTCGCATTGCGCAGCAGCAGCTTAAGGAAGATTTGCCTGCTATTCCTTCTGGGCCTTCTTTGGGAGATTTTGTTCTCTGGAAAGAAGAGCCTGTGAACAATCCTTCACCAGCTGCTGCTTGGTCGACTGGTCCAAAGAAATCCACAAAACCTAGCTCACTTAGGGACATCGTGAGGGAGCAGGAGAAGATGACGACCTCATCACATGCGCCTCCTAGTCCAGTACCTACCACCCAGAAACCTACTCCACCACAAGCTGTGCCTCAATCTTCCTGGTCGCGCTCCCCTTCACAGGCTGTTTCTCAATCTTCCCTGCAGTCAAAATCCAAGGGAGATGATGACCTTTTCTGGGGTCCAGTTGAGCAAACAACCCAGGAATCAAAACA GGGAGACTTTCCTCAACTTTCAAGTCAAAACAGTTGGGGAACCAAAACCACACCTGGGAAAGGAAGTGCAGGAAGCTCGCTGAATCGACAGAAATCAGTTTCAGCGTCTTCACCTGCGTCCCATAAAGGGAAAAAGGAGGAAGTGACAAAACTCACAG AGGCGAATGGCTTCAGAGATTGGTGCAGAAGCGAATGTCTCAGACTTCTTGGTTCAGAAG ATACAAGTGTGTTGGAGTTTTGTCTGAAGCTATCCCGATCAGAAGCAGAAACCCTTCTGATAGAAAATCTAGGGACGGTTGATAGAGACCACAAGTTCATCGACAAGTTCCTCAACTACAAAGACCTGCTACCATCAGAAGTAGTGGAGATTGCATTTCAATCAAAGGGGTCGTCGTCGTCTGTAGTGAAGAGCCGAAACAACAAGGCGGCGGAAGAAGAGGAGTATTACAAAGCCCCCTCGGCAAATGAAGGGTTTTCTAAAGTGGGAGGAGGAAAGAAAAAGGGGAAGAAAGGGAAGAAGGTAAGCTTAAGCTCATCGGTTCTGGGATTTAACGTGGTTAGTAACAGGATCATGATGGGTGAGATTCAGTCCATTGAGGATTAA